Part of the Woronichinia naegeliana WA131 genome, AAAAGATCTGGGTTTCCAAGGCCGATTGTATGCTTTCTGCGACGGATTTTGCTAGAGATTCCTGCTCCTTAAGGTCACTAAAGGCATCCATCGGTATTTGCACGCTAACTGCTACCCAGGGTAAACGCTGCTGTCGAAGTTGAGCTAATTGATCTCGCCAAAACCATTGAAATGCTGCATTACTACCGCCACCGGGCCAAGCGTACCATTCCAATATGGCCCAAGTGCTATGATTCCAGGCCTGAAAAAATCGAGCTTGAACGTGACTTTGCCCAAAAATTAAGGTGCGCTGATCGGCAATTTGCCATTGATAGATCCGTTGTAAAGTGATCCAGGTAATTTCAGGTTTTTCACGATAGTAGGTTTGGGGCATCAAAGATAAAATCAAGGGATCTTGCCCCGATCTGTCCAAAAGTTGCACTGACCAACGATGATCGCCTAGGGGAACCTCTTTTTGTTCCAGGGTTTTCCATTCTTTCAGAGATAAACCCGTTTGACGAAGGTGGACAAGACGGGAAATTTC contains:
- a CDS encoding cyanoexosortase B system-associated protein, with amino-acid sequence MANFIRDFQTLKGVKFPLNQRFILFCLTLLVILGALPGYFSGHWPWQDLPPVTEISRLVHLRQTGLSLKEWKTLEQKEVPLGDHRWSVQLLDRSGQDPLILSLMPQTYYREKPEITWITLQRIYQWQIADQRTLIFGQSHVQARFFQAWNHSTWAILEWYAWPGGGSNAAFQWFWRDQLAQLRQQRLPWVAVSVQIPMDAFSDLKEQESLAKSVAESIQSALETQIFSSVP